From a region of the Salvelinus namaycush isolate Seneca unplaced genomic scaffold, SaNama_1.0 Scaffold1013, whole genome shotgun sequence genome:
- the LOC120035297 gene encoding glutenin, high molecular weight subunit PW212-like encodes SVVSPQGPREGVGNPVPGAPQDPREGVGNPVPGAPQDPREGVGNPVPGVPQDPREGVGNPVPGAPQDPREGVGNPVPGVPQDSREGVGNPVPGAPQDPREGGGNPVPGMPQDPREGVGNPVPGVPQDPREGVENPIPGVPQDPREGVENPVPGAPQDPREGVENPVPGVPQDSGEGVGNPVPGAPQDPREGVGNPVPGVPQDPREGVGNPVPGAPQDPREGVENPVPGAPQDPREGGGNPVPGMPQDPREGVGNPVPGVPQDRREGVENPVPGVPQDPREGLGNPVPGAPQDPREGVENPVPGAPQDPREGVGNPVPGAPQDPREGVENPVPGAPQDPREGVENPVPGVPQDPREGLGNPVPGVPQDPREGVGNPVPGAPQDPREGVGNPVPGAPQDPREGVENPVPGALQDPREGVGNPVPGAPQDPREGVENPVPGVPQDSGEGVGNPVPGAPQDPREGVGNPVPGAPQDPREGVGNPVSGALQDPRKGGGNPVPGAPQDAREGVENPVPGAPQDAREGVENPVPGAPQDPREGVGNPVPGAPQDPREGVGNPVPGVPQDPREGVENPVPGAPQDPRVLQSFPRTGFPSTSC; translated from the coding sequence ATCAGTCGTTTCACCACAGGGCCCTAGAGAAGGGGTAgggaaccctgttcctggagcgccACAGGACCCTAGAGAAGGGGTAgggaaccctgttcctggagcgccACAGGACCCTAGAGAAGGGGTAgggaaccctgttcctggagtgccacAGGACCCTAGAGAAGGGGTAgggaaccctgttcctggagcgccACAGGACCCTAGAGAAGGGGTAgggaaccctgttcctggagtgccacAGGACTCTAGAGAGGGGGTAgggaaccctgttcctggagcgccACAAGACCctagagaagggggagggaacCCTGTTCCTGGAATGCCACAGGACCCTAGAGAAGGGGTAgggaaccctgttcctggagtgccacAGGACCCTAGAGAAGGGGTAGAGAATCCTATTCCTGGAGTGCCACAGGACCCTAGAGAAGGGGTAgagaaccctgttcctggagcgccACAGGACCCTAGAGAAGGGGTAgagaaccctgttcctggagtgccacAGGACTCAGGAGAAGGGGTAgggaaccctgttcctggagcgccACAGGACCCTAGAGAAGGGGTAgggaaccctgttcctggagtgccacAGGACCCTAGAGAAGGGGTAgggaaccctgttcctggagcgccACAGGACCCTAGAGAAGGGGTAgagaaccctgttcctggagcgccACAAGACCctagagaagggggagggaacCCTGTTCCTGGAATGCCACAGGACCCTAGAGAAGGGGTAgggaaccctgttcctggagtgccacAGGACCGTAGAGAAGGGGTAgagaaccctgttcctggagtgccacAGGACCCTAGAGAAGGGTTAgggaaccctgttcctggagcgccACAGGACCCTAGAGAAGGGGTAgagaaccctgttcctggagcgccACAGGACCCTAGAGAAGGGGTAgggaaccctgttcctggagcgccACAGGACCCTAGAGAAGGGGTAgagaaccctgttcctggagcgccACAGGACCCTAGAGAAGGGGTAgagaaccctgttcctggagtgccacAGGACCCTAGAGAAGGGTTAgggaaccctgttcctggagtgccacAGGACCCTAGAGAAGGGGTAgggaaccctgttcctggagcgccACAGGACCCTAGAGAAGGGGTAgggaaccctgttcctggagcgccACAGGACCCTAGAGAAGGGGTAgagaaccctgttcctggagcgctgCAGGACCCTAGAGAAGGGGTAgggaaccctgttcctggagcgccACAGGACCCTAGAGAAGGGGTAgagaaccctgttcctggagtgccacAGGACTCAGGAGAAGGGGTAgggaaccctgttcctggagcgccACAGGACCCTAGAGAAGGGGTAgggaaccctgttcctggagcgccACAGGACCCTAGAGAAGGGGTAGGGaaccctgtttctggagcgctGCAGGACCCTAGAAAAGGGGGAgggaaccctgttcctggagcaccACAGGACGCTAGAGAAGGGGTAgagaaccctgttcctggagcaccACAGGACGCTAGAGAAGGGGTAgagaaccctgttcctggagcaccACAGGACCCTAGAGAAGGGGTAgggaaccctgttcctggagcgccACAGGACCCTAGAGAAGGGGTAgggaaccctgttcctggagtgccacAGGACCCTAGAGAAGGGGTAgagaaccctgttcctggagcgccACAGGACCCTAGA